One Trichosurus vulpecula isolate mTriVul1 chromosome 7, mTriVul1.pri, whole genome shotgun sequence genomic region harbors:
- the LOC118856419 gene encoding LOW QUALITY PROTEIN: lon protease homolog, mitochondrial-like (The sequence of the model RefSeq protein was modified relative to this genomic sequence to represent the inferred CDS: inserted 1 base in 1 codon): MMIPENFPHVPLITVTHNPVSPRFIKIIQVKNKKLGELLRKKVHLAQPYGGVFLKRDDNDESDVVENLDEIYHMGTFINIQEMHDLXHMIVMGHRRIRINKQLKVAPEIRELENEQKRRKPKLAKEEAEEEQSAKNQVVDLVIEPATSSGDEILMVEVENVLHENFQVNEEVKAFIAEIVKTIRDIIALNPLYRESVIQMMQVGQRPLDNPIFLSDLGAALTGATSQELQDVLEETNIPNRLYKALSLLKKELALNKLQQHLGQEVEEKIKQTHRKYLLQEQLKIIKKELGLEKDDKDAIEERFRERLKELLVPKHVMHVIDEEIRKLGFLDNHSSEFSVTRNCLDWLTSIPWGKYSDENLDLSRATQVLEEDHYGMEDVKKRILEFIAVRKLRGSTQGKILCFYGPPGVGKTSIARSIARALNREYFRFSIGGMTDVAEVKGHRRTYVGAMPGKIIQCLKKTQTENPLILIDEVDKIGRSYQGDPSSALLELLDPEQNFSFLDHCLDVPVDLSKVLFICTANIIETIADTVRDRMEMINVSGYVAQEKLAIAERYLLPHARALCGLDESKAKISSDVLTLLIKQYCRESGVRNLQKQVEKLLRKCAYEIISGEMESVEVTPENLQDFVGKPIFTVERMYDVTPPGVVMGLTWTALGGSTLFIETSLRRPKEKDNKDGSLEVTGQLGDIMKESARIAYTFARAFLMHEDPSNDFLLTSNIHLHVPAGATPKDGPSAGCTIVTALLSLAMNQSIRQDVAMTGEVSLTGKILPVGGIKEKTIAAKRAGVTCVIFPAENRTDYHDLADYITEGLEVHFVKHYDEIFDIVFHKRKLMNDELS; encoded by the exons ATGATGATCCCTGAGAACTTCCCGCATGTGCCGCTCATCACCGTCACCCACAACCCTGTGTCCCCCCGCTTCATCAAGATCATCCAGGTTAAAAACAAGAAGTTGGGTGAACTGCTACGAAAAAAAGTTCACCTTGCCCAGCCATATGGCGGTGTCTTTCTAAAGCGAGATGACAACGATGAGTCCGATGTGGTTGAGAACCTGGATGAAATTTACCACATGGGAACTTTCATCAACATTCAGGAAATGCACGATC AGCATATGATAGTCATGGGACACAGAAGGATTCGTATAAACAAACAATTAAAGGTAGCCCCTGAGATACGGGAACTAGAAAatgaacagaaaaggagaaaacccAAGCTAGccaaggaggaggcagaggaggaacaAAGTGCCAAAAACCAGGTGGTAGACCTGGTGATAGAACCTGCCACCAGTTCTGGGGATGAAATACTCATGGTAGAAGTGGAAAATGTACTCCATGAAAACTTCCAAGTCAATGAGGAAGTTAAAGCCTTTATTGCAGAAATTGTGAAGACAATTCGAGATATCATTGCTTTGAATCCCCTCTATAGAGAGTCTGTGATTCAGATGATGCAGGTTGGGCAGAGACCTCTGGACAATCCCATCTTCTTGAGTGACTTGGGGGCAGCGCTGACAGGAGCCACATCTCAGGAGCTGCAGGATGTCCTGGAAGAAACAAACATTCCAAATCGGCTCTACAAGGCCCTCTCTCTGCTCAAGAAGGAATTGGCATTGAACAAACTGCAGCAGCATCTGGGCCAGGAGGTAGAAGAGAAAATCAAGCAAACTCACCGCAAGTACCTTCTGCAAGAGCAGCTAAAAATTATCAAGAAAGAGCTGGGCCTAGAGAAAGATGATAAAGATGCCATTGAAGAGAGATTCCGAGAACGTTTAAAGGAGCTTCTTGTTCCCAAGCACGTCATGCATGTGATTGATGAGGAGATCAGAAAATTGGGCTTCTTGGATAATCATTCCTCAGAGTTCAGTGTCACCCGAAATTGCTTGGACTGGTTGACTTCCATACCCTGGGGAAAGTACAGTGATGAGAATCTGGATCTGTCCCGAGCCACACAAGTCCTGGAGGAAGATCATTATGGCATGGAGGATGTCAAGAAGCGCATCTTGGAATTTATTGCTGTGAGAAAACTCCGAGGATCAACACAAGGGAAGATCCTTTGCTTCTATGGGCCTCCAGGAGTGGGAAAGACAAGCATTGCTCGCTCCATTGCAAGAGCTTTGAATAGAGAATATTTCCGGTTCAGTATTGGAGGCATGACAGATGTGGCAGAAGTCAAAGGACACAGGAGGACATATGTTGGGGCCATGCCAGGGAAGATCATCCAGTGTCTGAAAAAGACCCAGACAGAAAATCCCCTGATTCTAATAGATGAAGTAGATAAGATTGGGCGGAGCTACCAGGGAGACCCCTCTTCTGCATTGCTTGAGCTTCTAGATCCAGAGCAGAACTTCAGCTTCCTTGATCACTGCCTAGATGTCCCAGTAGATCTGTctaaagttttattcatctgcacAGCCAATATTATAGAAACCATCGCTGACACCGTGAGAGATAGGATGGAGATGATCAATGTCTCTGGCTACGTGGCCCAGGAAAAACTCGCCATTGCAGAGCGTTACCTACTCCCTCATGCCCGAGCCTTATGTGGTCTGGATGAAAGCAAGGCCAAAATCTCATCAGATGTGTTGACCCTTCTCATCAAGCAGTATTGCCGGGAAAGTGGTGTCAGAAACCTGCAGAAGCAGGTGGAGAAACTGTTAAGAAAATGTGCTTATGAGATAATCAGTGGGGAGATGGAGTCTGTGGAAGTAACACCTGAGAACCTACAGGACTTTGTAGGGAAGCCCATCTTCACTGTGGAACGCATGTATGATGTAACACCACCAGGTGTGGTCATGGGTCTGACATGGACAGCCCTGGGAGGTTCTACCTTGTTCATTGAGACCTCACTACGGCGCcccaaggaaaaagacaacaaagatgGGAGCCTAGAGGTGACAGGTCAGTTGGGGGACATTATGAAAGAAAGTGCCAGGATTGCATATACGTTTGCCCGGGCATTCTTAATGCATGAAGATCCATCCAACGATTTCCTCTTGACCTCAAACATTCATCTGCATGTTCCTGCGGGTGCAACCCCCAAGGATGGCCCTAGTGCAGGTTGTACCATTGTCACCGCACTGCTCTCCTTGGCCATGAACCAGTCTATTCGACAGGACGTAGCCATGACAGGGGAGGTGTCCCTCACTGGCAAGATCCTTCCCGTGGGAGGCATTAAGGAGAAGACCATTGCAGCCAAAAGAGCAGGGGTCACCTGTGTCATCTTCCCTGCAGAGAACAGGACAGACTATCATGACCTTGCAGACTACATCACTGAAGGGCTAGAAGTGCACTTTGTGAAGCACTATGATGAGATCTTTGACATTGTCTTTCACAAGAGGAAACTGATGAATGACGAACTTTCATAG